A window from Mya arenaria isolate MELC-2E11 chromosome 9, ASM2691426v1 encodes these proteins:
- the LOC128245488 gene encoding neprilysin-4-like isoform X3, which produces MQSLQTFIRQHGGGAGDNYTAFTNQITFGSKNGGRARKQKGLILLVILLFAAVIGLAIALGIVANAEDDTGPEICQTADCAQAAARVLENIDTSVDPCDNFYMYSCGAWKRKHVIPEDKSSQNVFGVLRDNVQVINKYLLEDGEKYKTVEGVGKAQDMYAGCVNTEEIERKSINVSYPLLQELGGWPVLGDLEGGGYSDDSFNLTTLLRALRKYNNNPLIDIYVSSDVKDSENNIIYLDQPSFGLPGRLYYLDSNLAHMRDAYIKLARGVAELFGADSSTAQTYMDTMLKLETDIANITMPSEDRRDNEALYNKMTIQQLTQNFTEPSPKDNIQFGWLEYMQGIMSLEGVDIELNSSEPVVVRAVPYFQKLFHVLQNYTKNEIANYLVWSIMKNRASNLPESFTDLVAEYNAVVYGQATKRARWRTCEDYVTGQMGMAIGHMFVRETFDESAKSIALDMIGNIRNAFNELLDELDWMDPSTKELAREKAKAVREWIGYPADVADPEKITELYENVTVSRTEHFQNVLGGLNRASTGGLKRLREKYNKNVWTTPPSTVNAYYNSILNAIMFPAGILQPPFYSKTQPKSMNYGGIGVVIGHEISHGFDDRGRQYDKDGNLVQWWSDTIINNFKEKAKCIVDQYGDFLVREANLTINGINTQGENIADNGGLKQSFRAYRRWVESMGKEEPMLPGLNYTHNQLFFINFAQIWCNNMRRESVINAINTGVHSPGEFRVIGTLQNSPDFATAFGCKKSNVMNPEKKCYVW; this is translated from the exons GTTTGGCTCAAAGAACGGCGGAAGAGCAAGAAAACAAAAGGGACTAATTTTGCTCGTGATCTTACTGTTCGCGGCAGTAATAGGGCTAGCTATTGCACTGGGTATTGTGGCGAATGCAGAGGACGACACGGGACCAG AAATATGCCAGACCGCCGACTGCGCCCAAGCAG CCGCACGTGTCCTGGAGAACATCGACACGAGCGTGGACCCGTGCGACAATTTCTACATGTACTCATGCGGCGCGTGGAAACGGAAGCACGTGATACCCGAGGATAAATCCAGCCAAAATGTTTTCGGGGTGCTGCGTGACAACGTACAGGTCATCAACAAAT ACCTCCTAGAGGATGGTGAAAAGTACAAAACGGTAGAAGGGGTTGGAAAAGCCCAGGATATGTACGCCGgctgtgttaatacag AGGAAATAGAACGTAAGAGCATAAACGTGTCCTACCCGCTGCTCCAAGAACTTGGTGGGTGGCCGGTCCTGGGCGATTTGGAAGGTGGGGGCTACAGCGACGATAGTTTCAACCTTACCACTCTCCTGCGGGCGCTCCGGAAGTACAACAACAATCCGCTGATTGATATTTACGTCTCGTCTGATGTAAAGGACTCCGAgaacaatatcatttat CTGGACCAGCCGTCATTCGGCTTGCCCGGGCGATTGTACTATTTAGATTCCAACCTGGCGCACATGCGGGACGCTTATATCAAACTGGCACGGGGCGTGGCCGAGTTGTTTGGGGCGGACTCGTCAACCGCACAAACATATATGGACACAATGCTAAAGCTGGAAACAGATATTGCAAAc ATCACGATGCCCTCTGAAGATCGGCGTGACAACGAGGCTCTCTATAACAAGATGACCATACAACAGCTGACCCAGAATTTCACAGAACCCAGTCCCAAAGATAAcatacag TTTGGCTGGCTGGAATACATGCAAGGGATCATGAGCTTGGAAGGGGTCGATATCGAACTGAATTCCAGCGAACCCGTGGTGGTCAGAGCCGTGCCTTATTTCCAGAAACTGTTCCATGTTCTCCAGAACTACACGAAAAA CGAAATAGCCAACTACCTTGTATGGTCGATAATGAAAAATCGGGCCAGCAATCTTCCAGAAAGTTTCACAGATCTTGTTGCGGAGTACAATGCG GTAGTTTATGGCCAAGCAACCAAACGCGCACGTTGGCGTACTTGTGAAGATTACGTCACAGGTCAGATGGGCATGGCGATTGGTCACATGTTTGTCCGCGAAACATTTGATGAGTCAGCTAAATCGATT GCGCTTGACATGATTGGAAACATTCGGAACGCTTTCAATGAACTTCTGGATGAACTAGACTGGATGGATCCATCGACAAAAGAGTTAGCTAGAGAGAAG GCCAAGGCGGTACGTGAATGGATCGGCTACCCTGCTGACGTGGCAGATCCGGAGAAAATCACGGAATTATATGAAAAT GTGACAGTCAGCCGAACAGAACATTTTCAGAATGTGCTCGGCGGTCTCAACCGGGCATCCACTGGTGGTCTAAAGCGCCTGAGAgagaaatacaacaaaaatgt ATGGACGACTCCGCCTTCTACTGTGAACGCCTACTATAACTCCATCCTCAATGCCATAA TGTTTCCGGCTGGAATACTGCAGCCTCCCTTCTACAGCAAAACACAGCCAAA ATCTATGAACTACGGTGGTATTGGTGTTGTCATTGGACATGAAATATCACACGGATTCGATGACAGAG GTCGCCAATACGACAAGGATGGAAACCTTGTGCAATGGTGGTCCGacaccatcatcaacaacttCAAAGAGAAGGCTAAATGTATTGTGGACCAGTATGGGGATTTTCTGGTCAGAGAAGCTAACCTTACT atcAACGGTATAAACACACAAGGCGAAAACATCGCGGACAATGGTGGTCTTAAACAGAGCTTTAGG GCGTACCGTCGGTGGGTGGAGTCTATGGGAAAGGAGGAACCAATGTTGCCTGGTCTCAACTACACGCACAACCAGCTTTTCTTCATCAACTTTGCTCAG ATCTGGTGTAATAACATGCGCCGAGAATCCGTCATCAACGCCATTAATACTGGAGTTCACAGTCCGGGAGAATTCAG AGTAATTGGAACGCTGCAGAATTCCCCAGACTTCGCTACCGCGTTTGGGTGTAAGAAAAGTAACGTTATGAACCCAGAAAAGAAATGCTATGTTTGGTAA
- the LOC128245488 gene encoding neprilysin-like isoform X1 — protein MENIAYEKNEKNGNAKETSDAIHGGGAGDNYTAFTNQITFGSKNGGRARKQKGLILLVILLFAAVIGLAIALGIVANAEDDTGPEICQTADCAQAAARVLENIDTSVDPCDNFYMYSCGAWKRKHVIPEDKSSQNVFGVLRDNVQVINKYLLEDGEKYKTVEGVGKAQDMYAGCVNTEEIERKSINVSYPLLQELGGWPVLGDLEGGGYSDDSFNLTTLLRALRKYNNNPLIDIYVSSDVKDSENNIIYLDQPSFGLPGRLYYLDSNLAHMRDAYIKLARGVAELFGADSSTAQTYMDTMLKLETDIANITMPSEDRRDNEALYNKMTIQQLTQNFTEPSPKDNIQFGWLEYMQGIMSLEGVDIELNSSEPVVVRAVPYFQKLFHVLQNYTKNEIANYLVWSIMKNRASNLPESFTDLVAEYNAVVYGQATKRARWRTCEDYVTGQMGMAIGHMFVRETFDESAKSIALDMIGNIRNAFNELLDELDWMDPSTKELAREKAKAVREWIGYPADVADPEKITELYENVTVSRTEHFQNVLGGLNRASTGGLKRLREKYNKNVWTTPPSTVNAYYNSILNAIMFPAGILQPPFYSKTQPKSMNYGGIGVVIGHEISHGFDDRGRQYDKDGNLVQWWSDTIINNFKEKAKCIVDQYGDFLVREANLTINGINTQGENIADNGGLKQSFRAYRRWVESMGKEEPMLPGLNYTHNQLFFINFAQIWCNNMRRESVINAINTGVHSPGEFRVIGTLQNSPDFATAFGCKKSNVMNPEKKCYVW, from the exons GTTTGGCTCAAAGAACGGCGGAAGAGCAAGAAAACAAAAGGGACTAATTTTGCTCGTGATCTTACTGTTCGCGGCAGTAATAGGGCTAGCTATTGCACTGGGTATTGTGGCGAATGCAGAGGACGACACGGGACCAG AAATATGCCAGACCGCCGACTGCGCCCAAGCAG CCGCACGTGTCCTGGAGAACATCGACACGAGCGTGGACCCGTGCGACAATTTCTACATGTACTCATGCGGCGCGTGGAAACGGAAGCACGTGATACCCGAGGATAAATCCAGCCAAAATGTTTTCGGGGTGCTGCGTGACAACGTACAGGTCATCAACAAAT ACCTCCTAGAGGATGGTGAAAAGTACAAAACGGTAGAAGGGGTTGGAAAAGCCCAGGATATGTACGCCGgctgtgttaatacag AGGAAATAGAACGTAAGAGCATAAACGTGTCCTACCCGCTGCTCCAAGAACTTGGTGGGTGGCCGGTCCTGGGCGATTTGGAAGGTGGGGGCTACAGCGACGATAGTTTCAACCTTACCACTCTCCTGCGGGCGCTCCGGAAGTACAACAACAATCCGCTGATTGATATTTACGTCTCGTCTGATGTAAAGGACTCCGAgaacaatatcatttat CTGGACCAGCCGTCATTCGGCTTGCCCGGGCGATTGTACTATTTAGATTCCAACCTGGCGCACATGCGGGACGCTTATATCAAACTGGCACGGGGCGTGGCCGAGTTGTTTGGGGCGGACTCGTCAACCGCACAAACATATATGGACACAATGCTAAAGCTGGAAACAGATATTGCAAAc ATCACGATGCCCTCTGAAGATCGGCGTGACAACGAGGCTCTCTATAACAAGATGACCATACAACAGCTGACCCAGAATTTCACAGAACCCAGTCCCAAAGATAAcatacag TTTGGCTGGCTGGAATACATGCAAGGGATCATGAGCTTGGAAGGGGTCGATATCGAACTGAATTCCAGCGAACCCGTGGTGGTCAGAGCCGTGCCTTATTTCCAGAAACTGTTCCATGTTCTCCAGAACTACACGAAAAA CGAAATAGCCAACTACCTTGTATGGTCGATAATGAAAAATCGGGCCAGCAATCTTCCAGAAAGTTTCACAGATCTTGTTGCGGAGTACAATGCG GTAGTTTATGGCCAAGCAACCAAACGCGCACGTTGGCGTACTTGTGAAGATTACGTCACAGGTCAGATGGGCATGGCGATTGGTCACATGTTTGTCCGCGAAACATTTGATGAGTCAGCTAAATCGATT GCGCTTGACATGATTGGAAACATTCGGAACGCTTTCAATGAACTTCTGGATGAACTAGACTGGATGGATCCATCGACAAAAGAGTTAGCTAGAGAGAAG GCCAAGGCGGTACGTGAATGGATCGGCTACCCTGCTGACGTGGCAGATCCGGAGAAAATCACGGAATTATATGAAAAT GTGACAGTCAGCCGAACAGAACATTTTCAGAATGTGCTCGGCGGTCTCAACCGGGCATCCACTGGTGGTCTAAAGCGCCTGAGAgagaaatacaacaaaaatgt ATGGACGACTCCGCCTTCTACTGTGAACGCCTACTATAACTCCATCCTCAATGCCATAA TGTTTCCGGCTGGAATACTGCAGCCTCCCTTCTACAGCAAAACACAGCCAAA ATCTATGAACTACGGTGGTATTGGTGTTGTCATTGGACATGAAATATCACACGGATTCGATGACAGAG GTCGCCAATACGACAAGGATGGAAACCTTGTGCAATGGTGGTCCGacaccatcatcaacaacttCAAAGAGAAGGCTAAATGTATTGTGGACCAGTATGGGGATTTTCTGGTCAGAGAAGCTAACCTTACT atcAACGGTATAAACACACAAGGCGAAAACATCGCGGACAATGGTGGTCTTAAACAGAGCTTTAGG GCGTACCGTCGGTGGGTGGAGTCTATGGGAAAGGAGGAACCAATGTTGCCTGGTCTCAACTACACGCACAACCAGCTTTTCTTCATCAACTTTGCTCAG ATCTGGTGTAATAACATGCGCCGAGAATCCGTCATCAACGCCATTAATACTGGAGTTCACAGTCCGGGAGAATTCAG AGTAATTGGAACGCTGCAGAATTCCCCAGACTTCGCTACCGCGTTTGGGTGTAAGAAAAGTAACGTTATGAACCCAGAAAAGAAATGCTATGTTTGGTAA
- the LOC128245488 gene encoding neprilysin-4-like isoform X2, which translates to MSDQINEKRSKANGEVVVNGIQNGNLNGFGSKNGGRARKQKGLILLVILLFAAVIGLAIALGIVANAEDDTGPEICQTADCAQAAARVLENIDTSVDPCDNFYMYSCGAWKRKHVIPEDKSSQNVFGVLRDNVQVINKYLLEDGEKYKTVEGVGKAQDMYAGCVNTEEIERKSINVSYPLLQELGGWPVLGDLEGGGYSDDSFNLTTLLRALRKYNNNPLIDIYVSSDVKDSENNIIYLDQPSFGLPGRLYYLDSNLAHMRDAYIKLARGVAELFGADSSTAQTYMDTMLKLETDIANITMPSEDRRDNEALYNKMTIQQLTQNFTEPSPKDNIQFGWLEYMQGIMSLEGVDIELNSSEPVVVRAVPYFQKLFHVLQNYTKNEIANYLVWSIMKNRASNLPESFTDLVAEYNAVVYGQATKRARWRTCEDYVTGQMGMAIGHMFVRETFDESAKSIALDMIGNIRNAFNELLDELDWMDPSTKELAREKAKAVREWIGYPADVADPEKITELYENVTVSRTEHFQNVLGGLNRASTGGLKRLREKYNKNVWTTPPSTVNAYYNSILNAIMFPAGILQPPFYSKTQPKSMNYGGIGVVIGHEISHGFDDRGRQYDKDGNLVQWWSDTIINNFKEKAKCIVDQYGDFLVREANLTINGINTQGENIADNGGLKQSFRAYRRWVESMGKEEPMLPGLNYTHNQLFFINFAQIWCNNMRRESVINAINTGVHSPGEFRVIGTLQNSPDFATAFGCKKSNVMNPEKKCYVW; encoded by the exons ATGAGTGATCAAATAAATGAGAAACGTTCAAAAGCTAATGGCGAGGTGGTCGTCAATGGAATACAGAACGGAAACTTAAATGG GTTTGGCTCAAAGAACGGCGGAAGAGCAAGAAAACAAAAGGGACTAATTTTGCTCGTGATCTTACTGTTCGCGGCAGTAATAGGGCTAGCTATTGCACTGGGTATTGTGGCGAATGCAGAGGACGACACGGGACCAG AAATATGCCAGACCGCCGACTGCGCCCAAGCAG CCGCACGTGTCCTGGAGAACATCGACACGAGCGTGGACCCGTGCGACAATTTCTACATGTACTCATGCGGCGCGTGGAAACGGAAGCACGTGATACCCGAGGATAAATCCAGCCAAAATGTTTTCGGGGTGCTGCGTGACAACGTACAGGTCATCAACAAAT ACCTCCTAGAGGATGGTGAAAAGTACAAAACGGTAGAAGGGGTTGGAAAAGCCCAGGATATGTACGCCGgctgtgttaatacag AGGAAATAGAACGTAAGAGCATAAACGTGTCCTACCCGCTGCTCCAAGAACTTGGTGGGTGGCCGGTCCTGGGCGATTTGGAAGGTGGGGGCTACAGCGACGATAGTTTCAACCTTACCACTCTCCTGCGGGCGCTCCGGAAGTACAACAACAATCCGCTGATTGATATTTACGTCTCGTCTGATGTAAAGGACTCCGAgaacaatatcatttat CTGGACCAGCCGTCATTCGGCTTGCCCGGGCGATTGTACTATTTAGATTCCAACCTGGCGCACATGCGGGACGCTTATATCAAACTGGCACGGGGCGTGGCCGAGTTGTTTGGGGCGGACTCGTCAACCGCACAAACATATATGGACACAATGCTAAAGCTGGAAACAGATATTGCAAAc ATCACGATGCCCTCTGAAGATCGGCGTGACAACGAGGCTCTCTATAACAAGATGACCATACAACAGCTGACCCAGAATTTCACAGAACCCAGTCCCAAAGATAAcatacag TTTGGCTGGCTGGAATACATGCAAGGGATCATGAGCTTGGAAGGGGTCGATATCGAACTGAATTCCAGCGAACCCGTGGTGGTCAGAGCCGTGCCTTATTTCCAGAAACTGTTCCATGTTCTCCAGAACTACACGAAAAA CGAAATAGCCAACTACCTTGTATGGTCGATAATGAAAAATCGGGCCAGCAATCTTCCAGAAAGTTTCACAGATCTTGTTGCGGAGTACAATGCG GTAGTTTATGGCCAAGCAACCAAACGCGCACGTTGGCGTACTTGTGAAGATTACGTCACAGGTCAGATGGGCATGGCGATTGGTCACATGTTTGTCCGCGAAACATTTGATGAGTCAGCTAAATCGATT GCGCTTGACATGATTGGAAACATTCGGAACGCTTTCAATGAACTTCTGGATGAACTAGACTGGATGGATCCATCGACAAAAGAGTTAGCTAGAGAGAAG GCCAAGGCGGTACGTGAATGGATCGGCTACCCTGCTGACGTGGCAGATCCGGAGAAAATCACGGAATTATATGAAAAT GTGACAGTCAGCCGAACAGAACATTTTCAGAATGTGCTCGGCGGTCTCAACCGGGCATCCACTGGTGGTCTAAAGCGCCTGAGAgagaaatacaacaaaaatgt ATGGACGACTCCGCCTTCTACTGTGAACGCCTACTATAACTCCATCCTCAATGCCATAA TGTTTCCGGCTGGAATACTGCAGCCTCCCTTCTACAGCAAAACACAGCCAAA ATCTATGAACTACGGTGGTATTGGTGTTGTCATTGGACATGAAATATCACACGGATTCGATGACAGAG GTCGCCAATACGACAAGGATGGAAACCTTGTGCAATGGTGGTCCGacaccatcatcaacaacttCAAAGAGAAGGCTAAATGTATTGTGGACCAGTATGGGGATTTTCTGGTCAGAGAAGCTAACCTTACT atcAACGGTATAAACACACAAGGCGAAAACATCGCGGACAATGGTGGTCTTAAACAGAGCTTTAGG GCGTACCGTCGGTGGGTGGAGTCTATGGGAAAGGAGGAACCAATGTTGCCTGGTCTCAACTACACGCACAACCAGCTTTTCTTCATCAACTTTGCTCAG ATCTGGTGTAATAACATGCGCCGAGAATCCGTCATCAACGCCATTAATACTGGAGTTCACAGTCCGGGAGAATTCAG AGTAATTGGAACGCTGCAGAATTCCCCAGACTTCGCTACCGCGTTTGGGTGTAAGAAAAGTAACGTTATGAACCCAGAAAAGAAATGCTATGTTTGGTAA